From Mesobacillus boroniphilus, the proteins below share one genomic window:
- a CDS encoding VOC family protein: MKFKFKALDHVQLAAPKGSEEQARNFFGEILGFDEVEKPAELKKRGGAWFQYGNCQIHIGIEEPFIPARKAHPAFEIDNLEGLKEHLAVSRVEYIEDDKLPGANRIYVHDPFGNRIELLEWIR; this comes from the coding sequence ATGAAGTTTAAGTTTAAAGCGCTTGATCATGTTCAGCTTGCAGCACCTAAGGGTTCAGAAGAGCAGGCCAGGAATTTTTTTGGAGAAATATTGGGATTTGATGAAGTCGAAAAGCCGGCAGAGTTGAAAAAGCGCGGCGGAGCATGGTTTCAATATGGGAATTGCCAAATCCACATTGGCATCGAGGAGCCGTTTATACCTGCACGCAAAGCTCATCCGGCGTTTGAAATTGACAATCTTGAAGGATTGAAGGAGCACCTTGCCGTATCAAGAGTTGAATACATAGAAGATGATAAACTTCCAGGCGCAAATAGGATTTATGTACATGATCCGTTTGGCAATAGAATTGAATTACTGGAGTGGATCAGATAG
- a CDS encoding basic amino acid ABC transporter substrate-binding protein, producing MKKRFFAIVMMAITALIVTACGTSSSGGTGTEAEKKELRVVTDAAYAPFEYMEGDKIVGFDIDFLKAVAKEAGYELKIENVGWDPIFVEIKSERADLAVSSISINDERKQTYDFSLPYFLSTNKILVREDSEIKSAADLKGKVVAVQNGTTGQAAMDKLLGKNNEDIKKFDNNNLAIMEMLSGGADAVVADNGVVEVYAKNNPKEKLKVIEDSGSFEAEYYGILFPKGTDLKADLDKAIKKIVENGTYEEIYQKWFGQEPNLKMLKAEQEASE from the coding sequence ATGAAAAAAAGATTTTTTGCCATTGTAATGATGGCGATCACGGCGCTCATTGTGACGGCATGCGGTACAAGCAGTTCTGGAGGAACCGGTACCGAGGCAGAAAAGAAGGAGTTAAGGGTCGTCACTGATGCAGCATATGCACCATTTGAATACATGGAAGGCGACAAGATTGTTGGTTTCGATATCGATTTTCTGAAGGCTGTGGCGAAAGAAGCAGGATACGAGCTGAAGATTGAAAATGTCGGCTGGGACCCAATTTTTGTGGAAATCAAGAGCGAGCGAGCTGATTTGGCGGTATCCTCAATTTCGATTAATGATGAGCGCAAGCAGACCTATGACTTTTCATTGCCATATTTCTTATCCACCAATAAAATCCTTGTCCGGGAAGACAGCGAAATTAAAAGTGCTGCTGATCTGAAGGGCAAGGTAGTTGCTGTCCAAAACGGCACAACCGGGCAGGCAGCAATGGATAAGCTCCTTGGCAAGAATAACGAGGATATCAAGAAATTCGATAACAACAACCTGGCAATCATGGAAATGCTTTCAGGCGGAGCAGATGCAGTCGTTGCCGATAACGGCGTTGTCGAAGTATATGCCAAAAACAATCCGAAAGAAAAACTGAAGGTCATTGAAGATAGCGGCAGCTTCGAGGCTGAATACTATGGAATCCTGTTCCCGAAAGGCACAGATTTGAAGGCGGACTTGGATAAAGCAATCAAGAAAATCGTCGAGAATGGCACATATGAAGAAATCTATCAAAAATGGTTCGGCCAAGAACCAAACCTGAAAATGCTGAAAGCGGAACAGGAAGCATCAGAATAA
- a CDS encoding amino acid ABC transporter permease, with protein MDFRFDIIIEYSPYLVKGTLLTIGLSLAGILIGTILGLFIGLGKIQRRKLLTWPFVWYITFFRGTPLFVQILLIHFGVVPMLIGETNGIVATILALSLNAAAYIAEIFRAGIQSIDRGQMEAARSLGMTHVQAMRYVILPQAFKRMIPPLGNEFIVLIKESSLAAIVATPEIMYWGRAMAGQYYRVWEPYLTAAVIYLILTLSLSFLLNLLERRLKTE; from the coding sequence ATGGATTTTCGTTTTGATATTATTATTGAATATTCTCCTTATCTAGTAAAAGGCACGCTGCTGACAATCGGGCTATCATTGGCGGGGATTTTAATCGGGACAATCCTCGGCCTGTTCATCGGGCTTGGTAAAATACAGCGCCGAAAACTGCTGACATGGCCTTTTGTCTGGTATATTACTTTCTTTCGGGGAACCCCGTTATTTGTTCAAATACTGCTGATTCATTTTGGTGTGGTTCCTATGCTCATAGGGGAGACAAACGGGATTGTCGCGACAATCCTCGCCCTGTCCCTAAATGCGGCGGCTTATATCGCCGAGATATTCAGGGCGGGAATCCAGTCGATCGACCGCGGACAGATGGAAGCAGCCCGCTCGCTTGGGATGACCCATGTCCAGGCGATGAGGTATGTTATTTTACCTCAGGCCTTCAAGCGGATGATCCCGCCTCTAGGTAATGAATTTATCGTTCTTATTAAGGAATCATCACTTGCGGCAATTGTCGCGACCCCGGAAATCATGTACTGGGGCCGTGCAATGGCAGGACAGTATTATCGTGTATGGGAACCTTACCTTACTGCAGCAGTCATTTACCTCATCCTGACGCTCTCGCTTAGCTTTTTATTAAATCTTCTTGAAAGAAGGCTAAAAACAGAATGA
- a CDS encoding amino acid ABC transporter ATP-binding protein has product MIKVANLQKSFGSHKVLNGINVVVQPQEVVVVIGPSGSGKSTFLRCINLLETITDGRVLIEDIDITDKGTDINKVREEVGMVFQHFNLFPHKTVIENIMLAPLKVRGVSEQQARAKGVELLKKVGLEDKAEAYPDSLSGGQKQRVAIARALAMEPKIMLFDEPTSALDPEMVGEVLEVIKQLAREGMTMVVVTHEMGFAREVGDRVIFMDGGLVVEENKPHEIFENPQHERTKAFLSKVL; this is encoded by the coding sequence ATGATAAAAGTCGCTAATCTGCAAAAGTCATTTGGCAGCCACAAGGTTCTGAATGGTATAAATGTTGTCGTCCAGCCCCAGGAGGTTGTTGTGGTGATTGGTCCATCTGGTTCCGGCAAATCGACCTTTCTCCGCTGCATTAATTTGCTCGAAACGATAACGGACGGGCGTGTGCTGATCGAGGACATCGACATTACTGATAAGGGTACGGATATCAACAAAGTACGCGAAGAAGTTGGAATGGTATTCCAGCACTTCAATCTCTTCCCGCATAAGACAGTGATTGAAAACATTATGCTGGCGCCGCTTAAGGTAAGAGGTGTTTCGGAACAACAGGCAAGGGCAAAAGGAGTGGAGCTGCTGAAAAAGGTAGGTCTTGAGGACAAAGCAGAAGCCTACCCTGACTCATTATCCGGAGGACAAAAGCAGCGGGTGGCGATTGCCCGCGCCCTTGCGATGGAGCCAAAAATCATGCTATTTGATGAACCAACCTCAGCCCTCGATCCGGAAATGGTCGGGGAAGTATTAGAGGTAATCAAACAACTTGCCCGCGAAGGAATGACGATGGTCGTCGTCACCCACGAAATGGGCTTTGCCCGCGAAGTCGGTGACCGCGTCATTTTCATGGACGGAGGATTAGTAGTAGAAGAGAACAAGCCGCATGAGATCTTCGAAAATCCGCAGCATGAGCGGACGAAAGCCTTTTTGAGTAAGGTGCTGTAG
- a CDS encoding MBL fold metallo-hydrolase, whose translation MRMIKEGFLYQLTFMPRVFPVNCYFIEEEDGLTLIDAALPYSAKPILQEAEKIGKQIKRIVLTHAHGDHVGALDELKDKLNVPVYISARDSLLLSGNTSLDSAEPQTPIRGGVPKKIKTRPDVLIKAGDQIGSLLVISTPGHTPGSMSFLDQRTDMLIAGDAFQTRGGTAVSGVTIPWFPFPAMATWNKETALQSARKIHGLKPSLLAVGHGELLRDPAAHIEKAIQNAEATFTK comes from the coding sequence ATGAGAATGATTAAAGAGGGGTTTTTATATCAGCTGACGTTCATGCCAAGGGTATTTCCTGTGAATTGTTATTTTATCGAGGAGGAGGATGGATTGACTTTAATTGATGCGGCACTTCCATACAGCGCGAAGCCAATTTTGCAGGAAGCTGAAAAAATCGGAAAACAAATCAAACGGATTGTTTTGACCCATGCTCACGGTGACCACGTTGGCGCACTTGATGAATTGAAAGACAAACTGAATGTTCCTGTATATATATCTGCACGTGATTCCCTTCTTTTATCGGGTAATACTTCTCTTGACTCTGCCGAACCCCAGACACCGATTCGCGGAGGCGTACCAAAAAAAATCAAAACAAGGCCGGATGTTCTAATAAAGGCAGGGGACCAAATCGGTTCTTTGCTAGTAATCTCAACTCCTGGGCACACACCGGGATCGATGTCGTTTCTTGATCAGCGAACAGACATGTTAATTGCAGGAGATGCCTTTCAGACAAGGGGCGGCACAGCAGTATCTGGTGTGACCATACCGTGGTTTCCTTTTCCGGCAATGGCGACTTGGAACAAAGAAACAGCCTTGCAAAGCGCCCGGAAAATCCATGGTCTAAAACCAAGCCTGCTGGCTGTCGGACACGGTGAACTGCTTCGTGATCCTGCAGCACATATTGAAAAAGCCATTCAAAACGCTGAAGCAACTTTTACAAAATAA
- a CDS encoding TetR/AcrR family transcriptional regulator: protein MSPRPKIALDKNTIVLAAAELANNYGSEYITLASLAKKLNIKPPSLYNHFDGLPGIKRELATFALEKLYNSLEEEAEGKSQGKEAVVALSQAYFTFARRNPGLYEFALSAPDPADERVHDIGNKIVGIVVSAIQPFGLEEKETIHAVRGLRSLMHGFASLEQKGGFGMPLDLDESYQLAVIAFIRGLKK, encoded by the coding sequence ATGTCACCAAGACCTAAGATTGCACTTGATAAGAATACGATTGTGCTTGCAGCTGCTGAGCTTGCGAATAACTATGGGAGTGAATATATAACCCTTGCATCGCTGGCAAAAAAACTGAACATTAAACCGCCTTCATTATACAACCATTTTGACGGACTGCCGGGAATCAAAAGAGAATTGGCGACATTTGCACTAGAAAAACTGTACAACAGCCTGGAGGAGGAAGCGGAAGGCAAGTCTCAAGGCAAGGAAGCAGTAGTGGCATTAAGCCAGGCGTATTTTACCTTCGCAAGAAGAAATCCAGGACTTTACGAGTTCGCATTATCAGCACCTGACCCTGCAGATGAGCGCGTACATGACATTGGCAACAAAATCGTTGGGATCGTCGTTTCAGCGATTCAACCATTTGGATTAGAGGAAAAGGAAACAATCCATGCTGTCCGCGGATTAAGAAGCCTAATGCATGGGTTTGCTTCGCTTGAGCAAAAGGGTGGTTTCGGAATGCCGCTTGATTTGGATGAAAGCTACCAGCTCGCCGTCATTGCCTTTATCCGCGGATTGAAAAAATAA
- a CDS encoding M14 family metallopeptidase: protein MDIYVRRGDSFWYFSNIFNIPLQLIIDSNRDLDPNALDVGQTVRIPGFAAVDYRIRAGDTLWKIAQSRNLQVDALLLANRNINPNALYIGQMIKVPIRITWRIVQGKKKYDYASLMSDLRRLENVYPFMRVPSIGNSVLGKRIPETLIGNGNKRVHYNGSFHANEWITTPIIMTFMNDYLLALTNKSSIRGLSMQNFYGQSTLSIVPMVNPDGVNLVLNGPPEEEPWNGRVVELNRGSLDFSGWKANIRGVDLNDQFPAKWELEKERNPSQPGPRDYVGEKPLSEPEAIAMAEMTRRRDFARVLAFHTQGEVIYWGFENLEPPESETMVNEFARVSGYEPVKTIESYAGYKDWFIQDWRRPGFTVELGFGINPLPLSQFDEIYEEALGIFLAGLYL from the coding sequence ATGGATATATATGTGAGAAGAGGAGATTCCTTTTGGTATTTCAGCAATATTTTCAACATCCCTCTCCAGTTGATCATAGATTCCAACCGTGATTTGGATCCGAACGCATTGGATGTGGGACAGACGGTGAGAATTCCCGGTTTTGCAGCTGTGGATTATCGAATCCGTGCAGGGGATACCCTTTGGAAGATCGCCCAAAGCAGGAATCTGCAGGTGGATGCACTGCTACTGGCAAATCGCAATATTAATCCGAACGCACTGTATATTGGCCAGATGATCAAGGTTCCGATAAGAATTACCTGGAGAATTGTCCAGGGGAAAAAGAAATATGATTATGCCTCGTTAATGAGTGATTTGAGACGATTGGAAAATGTGTATCCATTCATGAGGGTGCCTTCGATTGGCAATTCTGTTTTAGGAAAAAGAATTCCTGAAACATTAATCGGGAACGGCAATAAGAGGGTTCATTATAATGGTTCGTTCCATGCTAATGAATGGATCACCACTCCGATCATCATGACTTTCATGAATGACTACCTGCTGGCACTGACAAATAAATCCTCCATACGCGGCCTCTCCATGCAGAACTTCTATGGACAGTCGACTTTGTCGATTGTGCCGATGGTCAATCCTGACGGAGTCAATCTCGTGCTCAATGGGCCGCCTGAAGAGGAGCCATGGAATGGAAGAGTAGTAGAATTGAATAGGGGAAGCCTTGACTTCAGCGGATGGAAGGCGAATATAAGAGGAGTGGATCTGAACGACCAATTTCCGGCAAAATGGGAGCTTGAAAAAGAACGGAACCCAAGTCAGCCTGGACCGAGGGATTATGTTGGGGAAAAGCCATTATCCGAGCCAGAAGCGATTGCGATGGCAGAAATGACCCGAAGACGTGATTTTGCCAGGGTTCTTGCGTTCCATACTCAGGGAGAAGTCATTTATTGGGGATTCGAAAACCTGGAGCCGCCGGAATCAGAGACAATGGTCAATGAGTTTGCCAGGGTGAGCGGCTATGAGCCGGTAAAAACAATCGAGAGCTATGCCGGCTATAAAGACTGGTTCATCCAGGATTGGCGCCGGCCAGGTTTTACAGTAGAACTTGGCTTCGGTATAAACCCGCTGCCGCTGTCTCAATTCGATGAGATTTATGAAGAAGCATTGGGGATATTCCTCGCTGGACTTTATCTATGA
- a CDS encoding M14 family zinc carboxypeptidase: protein MKHKKIISGVVAASLLASSPWTPALAGSLKWNYVNAYEEKDGSLFNSENYDFMKFSEIGDKLAQIEKQSNRVKVEVKGQSSTGQPLYVVTIAAPDTQGKFGKIQALRKQMFKNPGKAQDWIEENPDFKVPIMINGSIHGTEFIGSDAVMQLIERFALENDDTTKEILENNILIFNVVQNPDGRIEATRFNGEGIDLNRDFITQSQPETQETVALIKEWNPMVFLDTHGYVKNYAPNKQGLIEPCTVPHNPNYEYDLYEKWAMDLAEAMETEIMSNKGTYSGNLYKNMVGTYIPQRDDAEGWDDYPPIFTPMYAMYHGAYGHTLEAPTNDLDGVRWMYDAIMGALKNATDNKQEMINDQIELFKRGINFDHPFHEEGFFPTAYVLPVDSEDPTVTHKAVNHLQKNDIEVVQASKAFTADGKSYPKGTYLVKMDQAKAGLANTMLWDGEDITEDVDAMYDISAWSLPELWGFEAIAVQSEFDVSATKVNQVQGQGSVNGKGPFLIPNSSVKAVNLVNTLLQQGVKVKRDQEGNFYTEAAANVISAAVKQSGLHIESAKVPADAAEVGNLKVAILKDGGMNKAQSHSGTKLALKRLGFNVTEVTPVEVAEKGISGFDVFVYSGTEGLIAKTQSRAGNKEFGFQNPGQFDSFKTNVEEFLNNGGKYIAVGAGASLATKALGLTDDEVVIAGYSSNGIAKVDYSGEGVTGGYGEDDIGFVYRPVWYENTENDEVSATFDNNSDFFVAGHWKNNAEAQGKAVIVKEQDKDVTLIGLEAGFRDHTDYLFRLLSNSIFEK, encoded by the coding sequence ATGAAGCATAAAAAAATTATCTCGGGTGTTGTAGCTGCAAGTTTGCTGGCATCCTCCCCCTGGACTCCGGCACTCGCGGGGTCTTTGAAGTGGAATTACGTAAATGCATATGAAGAAAAGGACGGCAGCTTGTTTAACAGCGAAAACTATGATTTTATGAAATTCTCGGAAATCGGCGATAAGCTTGCACAAATCGAGAAGCAATCCAATCGTGTGAAGGTTGAAGTAAAAGGCCAATCATCAACAGGACAGCCTCTTTATGTCGTTACGATTGCCGCACCTGACACTCAAGGCAAGTTCGGCAAGATTCAGGCATTAAGAAAACAAATGTTCAAAAACCCTGGAAAAGCACAGGACTGGATTGAAGAGAACCCCGACTTCAAGGTGCCAATCATGATCAATGGCTCCATCCATGGCACTGAGTTTATCGGCAGTGACGCTGTCATGCAGCTGATCGAGCGCTTTGCTCTTGAAAATGATGATACAACAAAGGAAATCCTCGAAAATAACATCTTGATTTTCAATGTTGTCCAGAATCCTGATGGCCGGATTGAAGCTACACGTTTCAACGGAGAAGGAATCGATTTGAACCGTGACTTCATCACCCAGTCACAGCCAGAAACCCAGGAAACTGTCGCCCTGATCAAGGAATGGAATCCTATGGTCTTCCTTGATACTCATGGCTATGTTAAAAATTATGCACCGAACAAGCAGGGTCTTATTGAGCCTTGTACGGTTCCGCACAACCCAAATTACGAATATGATTTATATGAAAAATGGGCAATGGATCTGGCTGAAGCGATGGAAACAGAAATCATGTCCAACAAGGGAACTTACTCTGGAAACCTGTATAAAAATATGGTTGGTACATATATTCCTCAGCGTGATGACGCAGAAGGCTGGGATGATTATCCGCCGATTTTCACGCCAATGTATGCGATGTACCACGGAGCATACGGCCACACGCTTGAAGCGCCAACGAATGACCTCGACGGCGTTCGCTGGATGTATGATGCCATCATGGGCGCACTGAAAAACGCAACCGACAACAAGCAAGAAATGATCAATGATCAGATTGAATTGTTCAAGCGAGGCATCAATTTTGACCACCCATTCCATGAAGAAGGCTTCTTCCCGACTGCCTATGTACTCCCGGTTGATTCAGAAGATCCAACAGTAACACATAAGGCTGTCAATCATCTGCAGAAAAACGACATCGAAGTCGTCCAGGCTTCCAAAGCTTTTACAGCGGACGGAAAGTCTTATCCTAAAGGCACATACCTCGTTAAAATGGATCAGGCAAAAGCCGGCCTTGCCAATACGATGCTGTGGGATGGCGAGGACATCACTGAAGATGTGGATGCCATGTATGATATTTCAGCATGGAGCCTGCCAGAGCTCTGGGGCTTTGAAGCAATTGCGGTTCAAAGCGAGTTTGATGTGTCAGCGACTAAAGTGAACCAGGTCCAGGGGCAGGGTTCTGTCAATGGCAAAGGTCCATTCTTGATTCCGAACAGTTCAGTGAAAGCTGTTAACTTGGTGAATACGCTCCTACAGCAAGGAGTCAAAGTTAAGCGCGATCAGGAAGGTAATTTTTACACAGAAGCAGCGGCGAATGTGATTTCAGCAGCAGTAAAACAATCCGGACTGCACATTGAATCAGCAAAGGTTCCAGCTGATGCAGCCGAAGTTGGGAACTTGAAGGTTGCGATTTTGAAGGATGGCGGCATGAACAAGGCTCAGTCTCATTCAGGAACGAAACTTGCGCTGAAACGCCTTGGATTCAATGTTACTGAAGTAACACCAGTAGAAGTGGCTGAAAAAGGTATCTCTGGCTTTGATGTATTTGTTTACAGCGGAACGGAAGGATTGATTGCAAAAACACAATCACGTGCAGGCAATAAAGAGTTTGGTTTCCAGAATCCAGGCCAGTTTGATAGTTTCAAAACCAATGTAGAAGAATTTTTAAATAATGGTGGGAAGTATATCGCAGTTGGGGCAGGCGCATCCCTCGCGACAAAGGCATTGGGACTTACCGATGATGAAGTTGTCATCGCAGGCTACAGCAGCAACGGGATTGCAAAGGTTGATTACAGCGGTGAAGGTGTGACGGGAGGATACGGCGAGGATGATATCGGTTTTGTTTACCGCCCTGTCTGGTATGAAAACACCGAAAACGACGAGGTATCCGCAACATTTGACAACAACTCCGACTTCTTTGTTGCCGGACACTGGAAAAACAATGCGGAAGCACAGGGTAAGGCAGTCATCGTGAAAGAACAGGATAAGGATGTTACGCTGATTGGCCTCGAAGCAGGCTTCCGCGACCATACAGACTACCTATTCCGACTTCTTTCCAACAGCATTTTTGAAAAATAA
- a CDS encoding DUF948 domain-containing protein: protein MIIVYVSLAVIVAALAYLGYVVYKTYKDAKPTIESLQETASRVQTKTNAIKEETDSLKFKQQKLMTDFEKKKKAVNTVVFSVKQTPLEFKNALVAKPVADLEQKYKARQWNRKHRNRTMQPQ, encoded by the coding sequence ATGATCATTGTCTATGTTAGCCTCGCTGTCATCGTGGCTGCCCTGGCTTATCTTGGATATGTCGTTTATAAAACATATAAAGACGCCAAGCCAACGATTGAAAGTCTTCAGGAGACAGCATCTCGTGTCCAGACAAAAACCAATGCAATCAAAGAAGAAACGGATTCACTTAAGTTTAAACAGCAAAAGCTTATGACTGATTTTGAAAAGAAAAAGAAAGCTGTCAATACAGTTGTTTTTTCAGTAAAACAGACCCCTCTTGAATTCAAGAACGCGCTTGTTGCAAAACCTGTCGCTGATCTTGAACAGAAATATAAGGCAAGACAGTGGAATCGAAAGCATCGTAATCGTACAATGCAGCCACAATAA
- a CDS encoding YciI family protein, translating to MNRFVVLLKDKRKGELDSSLLARHIDHLRQLNQAGKLMVAGPFKNNEQAMIILNCEDIDEAIKLVERDPFIKEEYYNTYDINELIIANEENNWLMDSPQTTGNLVH from the coding sequence ATGAATAGATTTGTCGTGCTTCTGAAAGATAAACGGAAAGGAGAACTGGATTCCAGCCTGCTAGCAAGGCATATTGACCACCTGAGGCAGTTAAACCAGGCAGGGAAACTGATGGTTGCCGGACCTTTTAAAAATAACGAACAAGCAATGATCATCCTGAATTGCGAAGATATCGATGAAGCGATCAAGCTAGTAGAAAGAGATCCGTTCATAAAAGAGGAGTACTACAATACATATGACATCAATGAATTAATCATCGCCAACGAAGAAAATAACTGGCTGATGGACAGTCCGCAAACTACGGGAAATCTGGTTCACTAA